The following are encoded in a window of Algiphilus aromaticivorans DG1253 genomic DNA:
- the msrA gene encoding peptide-methionine (S)-S-oxide reductase MsrA, producing the protein MMRALLLAAVLALPGAASAEEAVAYFAGGCFWCTEADFEKLDGVSEAVSGYMGGDVPDPSYKQVSRGGTGHTEAVRVHYDPQTVSYRELVAFHWRNIDPTVEDRQFCDRGSQYRSGIYYRNEEERAIAEASREPIAARFDEVHTEIEPATPFFEAEAYHQDYAEKNPLRYKFYRFNCGRDARLRELWGEEAGRLPEDTG; encoded by the coding sequence ATGATGCGCGCACTTCTGCTTGCCGCGGTGCTGGCGCTGCCCGGTGCGGCGAGCGCGGAGGAAGCGGTCGCCTACTTCGCCGGCGGCTGCTTCTGGTGCACCGAAGCCGATTTCGAGAAGCTCGATGGTGTCAGCGAGGCCGTCTCCGGCTACATGGGTGGCGATGTTCCTGACCCGAGCTACAAGCAGGTCAGCCGCGGCGGTACCGGCCATACCGAGGCGGTGCGCGTGCACTACGACCCGCAGACGGTCAGTTATCGCGAGTTGGTGGCTTTTCATTGGCGCAACATCGATCCGACGGTCGAGGATCGGCAGTTCTGCGATCGCGGCAGCCAGTACCGCAGCGGCATCTACTACCGCAACGAGGAGGAGCGCGCTATCGCCGAAGCGAGCCGGGAGCCGATCGCGGCGCGTTTCGACGAGGTGCATACCGAGATCGAGCCGGCGACGCCCTTCTTTGAAGCGGAGGCTTACCACCAGGACTACGCCGAGAAGAATCCGCTGCGTTACAAGTTCTACCGCTTCAACTGTGGGCGCGATGCGCGCCTGCGCGAGCTGTGGGGCGAAGAGGCCGGACGCCTGCCCGAAGACACCGGCTGA
- a CDS encoding YfhL family 4Fe-4S dicluster ferredoxin, producing MALKITDACINCDVCEPACPNEAIYQGEEIYEIDPALCTECVGHFDEPQCRMLCPVDCIPLDPENVESREELLLKFRRLTAPDGKAHG from the coding sequence ATGGCGCTGAAGATCACCGACGCCTGCATCAACTGCGACGTCTGCGAGCCCGCCTGCCCGAACGAGGCGATCTACCAGGGTGAGGAGATCTACGAGATTGATCCGGCGCTGTGCACCGAATGCGTGGGACATTTCGATGAGCCGCAGTGCCGCATGCTCTGCCCGGTTGACTGCATCCCGCTCGATCCCGAGAACGTAGAGTCGCGCGAGGAACTGCTCCTCAAGTTCCGGCGCCTGACTGCCCCTGATGGGAAAGCACATGGCTGA
- the coaD gene encoding pantetheine-phosphate adenylyltransferase has protein sequence MKSVTAAYSGTFDPVTFGHMDIIARASVMFPKLIVAVGLNPSKNPRFSIDERVALIEASITEAGLDNVSVQPFDGLVVDFARDNGVTVLVRGVRNGTDVDYEKQMAIMNRDLFPELDTVMLAPAPAYAHLSSSLVRELTGMGAPVEKFVPAPVLPELLARFGRKS, from the coding sequence ATGAAGTCCGTGACGGCAGCCTACAGCGGCACCTTCGATCCGGTAACCTTCGGGCATATGGACATCATCGCGCGCGCGTCGGTGATGTTTCCGAAGCTGATCGTGGCGGTGGGCCTGAACCCTTCCAAGAATCCGCGCTTCTCCATCGACGAACGCGTGGCGCTGATAGAGGCCTCTATTACTGAAGCCGGCCTGGATAACGTCAGCGTGCAGCCCTTCGACGGGCTGGTCGTGGACTTCGCGCGCGACAACGGCGTCACCGTGCTCGTACGCGGCGTGCGCAACGGCACGGACGTCGATTACGAAAAGCAGATGGCTATCATGAACCGCGATCTCTTTCCCGAGCTGGACACCGTAATGCTGGCGCCGGCCCCGGCATACGCGCATCTGTCCTCATCGCTGGTGCGTGAGCTGACCGGCATGGGCGCGCCGGTGGAGAAGTTCGTCCCCGCGCCGGTACTGCCGGAGCTGCTGGCGCGCTTCGGCCGCAAGAGCTAG
- the rng gene encoding ribonuclease G, with the protein MSTEILVNIAPQETRVALVESGVVQEAYVQRALRHGLVGNLYVGQVQRVLPGMQAAFVDIGLERTGFLHASDMVRLNDTGDAAPPQISSLLTEGQKVLVQVLKDPLGSKGARLTTLPSIPSRYLVLLPSDQHVGVSARIEDDAERERLRALVTDLVANSDPRFGVIVRTAGEGATEEQLAQDLAFLHKLWQVVSGEAARAEPRTLVHGDLPLAMRILRDLLGVDVDRVRVDSAEECARLKSFTGTFIPQAVDIIEHYDGAAPIFDLFGVEDDLNRALDRRVPLKSGGHLVIDQTEAMTTIDVNTGAYTGYRNLEETALKTNLEAAQAIARQLRLRNLGGIIIIDFIDMQDVAHREQITRLLERCLARDPARSVICPVSPLGLVEMTRKRTRESLGHILCEPCPACEGRGYIKTVDTVCYEIFREIQRSARQFEAQGFLVIAAPQVVEQLRDELSMGMAELEEQLARPVRLQPETAYLQDAFDVVPL; encoded by the coding sequence TTGAGCACCGAAATTCTCGTCAATATCGCGCCGCAGGAGACGCGCGTGGCGCTGGTGGAAAGCGGTGTCGTGCAGGAGGCCTACGTCCAGCGCGCCCTGCGACACGGGCTCGTGGGGAACCTCTACGTCGGCCAGGTACAGCGTGTGCTGCCCGGCATGCAGGCGGCCTTCGTCGACATCGGACTGGAGCGCACCGGCTTTCTGCACGCCTCGGACATGGTGCGCCTGAACGACACCGGCGACGCCGCGCCGCCGCAGATATCGAGCCTGCTGACCGAGGGCCAGAAGGTACTGGTGCAGGTGCTCAAGGATCCGCTGGGCAGCAAGGGCGCACGGCTGACGACGCTGCCATCCATTCCCTCGCGCTATCTGGTGCTGCTGCCCTCGGACCAGCATGTGGGCGTGTCCGCGCGCATCGAGGATGACGCCGAGCGTGAGCGGTTGCGTGCCCTGGTCACCGATCTGGTGGCAAACAGTGATCCGCGCTTCGGCGTCATCGTACGCACCGCCGGCGAGGGCGCCACGGAAGAGCAGCTGGCGCAGGACCTGGCCTTCCTGCACAAGCTGTGGCAAGTAGTCAGTGGCGAGGCCGCGCGCGCCGAGCCGCGCACGCTGGTACACGGCGATCTGCCGCTGGCGATGCGCATCCTGCGCGATCTGCTGGGCGTGGACGTCGACCGCGTGCGCGTCGACAGCGCCGAGGAGTGCGCGCGGCTGAAGAGCTTCACCGGCACCTTCATCCCGCAGGCCGTCGACATCATCGAGCACTACGACGGCGCCGCGCCTATCTTCGACCTCTTCGGCGTCGAGGACGATCTCAACCGCGCACTGGATCGGCGCGTGCCGTTGAAGTCGGGCGGGCATCTGGTCATCGACCAGACCGAGGCGATGACGACGATCGACGTCAATACCGGCGCGTACACCGGTTACCGCAACCTTGAGGAAACGGCGCTCAAGACCAACCTGGAGGCTGCGCAGGCCATTGCGCGTCAGTTAAGGCTGCGCAATCTCGGCGGCATCATTATCATCGACTTCATCGACATGCAGGATGTCGCGCATCGCGAGCAGATCACGCGTTTGCTGGAGCGCTGCCTGGCGCGCGACCCGGCACGCTCGGTGATCTGCCCGGTGTCGCCGCTGGGGCTGGTGGAGATGACGCGCAAGCGCACGCGCGAATCGCTGGGCCATATCCTCTGCGAGCCTTGTCCGGCCTGCGAGGGGCGCGGTTACATCAAGACCGTGGACACGGTCTGCTACGAGATCTTCCGCGAGATCCAGCGCTCGGCGCGCCAGTTCGAGGCCCAGGGCTTTCTCGTCATCGCCGCGCCGCAGGTGGTCGAGCAGCTGCGCGACGAGCTGTCCATGGGCATGGCCGAGCTGGAGGAGCAGCTGGCGCGGCCGGTGCGCCTGCAGCCCGAGACGGCCTATCTACAGGACGCATTCGACGTGGTGCCGCTGTAG
- a CDS encoding Maf family protein: protein MPVHRPLILASRSPRRRAMLADIGFVFDSCDPDIEETPRAGEAGADFALRMARDKARAAAARYPEAVVLAADTDVELDGRMLGKPRDRDDALAMLAALSARSHRVHSAVAAAADGGAPEIVQTITTIHFSEIAPRDAEAYWASGDPADKAGAYAIQGYAARWVRSVEGSVSAVIGLPLVEAIELLARFDVHPGVPQL, encoded by the coding sequence TTGCCCGTCCATCGCCCGCTGATTCTCGCCTCGCGCTCGCCCCGGCGCCGCGCCATGCTCGCCGACATCGGCTTCGTCTTCGACAGCTGCGATCCCGACATCGAGGAGACGCCGCGTGCCGGCGAGGCCGGTGCTGACTTCGCGCTGCGCATGGCGCGCGACAAGGCGCGCGCCGCCGCAGCCCGCTATCCCGAGGCCGTGGTGTTGGCCGCTGATACCGACGTCGAGCTGGACGGCCGCATGCTGGGCAAGCCGCGCGATCGTGACGATGCCCTGGCCATGTTGGCAGCGCTTTCGGCGCGAAGCCATCGCGTGCACAGCGCGGTGGCCGCGGCCGCTGACGGTGGCGCGCCGGAGATTGTGCAGACCATCACCACCATCCATTTCTCCGAGATCGCCCCGCGCGACGCCGAGGCCTATTGGGCCAGCGGCGATCCGGCCGACAAGGCTGGCGCCTACGCCATCCAGGGCTATGCCGCGCGCTGGGTGCGCAGCGTGGAGGGCTCGGTGAGCGCGGTCATCGGCCTGCCGCTGGTGGAGGCCATCGAGCTGCTGGCCCGCTTCGATGTGCACCCGGGGGTCCCCCAGCTTTGA
- the tldD gene encoding metalloprotease TldD, whose translation MSDTYSLAESRLLAPGSLGPADIERALGALMKPGIDAADLYFSDGQSESWLFEDGIVRRGSHSSERGVGVRAISGDKAGLAYSDEITAPMLMDAAGQARAIANQGQQGRVAVPEPRRHQPLYSVDSPLDSLSTDDKLELLRRADAAARVADPRVQQVQVSLTGTLKTVLIARSDGLLTSDIRPMVRLNVSVTVEEKGRREQASAGGGGRSGYAFFLDGDKPEAYAREAVRIACVLLRAEAAPAGSMPVVLGAGWPGILLHEAVGHGLEGDFNRKGSSVYSGKIGEKVASELCTVVDEGCIPHRRGSLTVDDEGEPTRRNVLIENGILRGYMQDSINARLMGMPATGNGRRESYAHLPMPRMTNTYLMPGPHDPGEIIASVDKGLYAVNFNGGQVDITSGNFVFSTSEAYLIEGGRVTTPVKGATLIGNGPEALSQVDMLGNDLMLDPGIGVCGKEGQGVPVGVGQPTLRIGGLTVGGTATD comes from the coding sequence ATGTCCGATACCTATTCCCTCGCCGAGAGCCGGCTGCTGGCGCCGGGTTCGCTCGGCCCGGCTGATATCGAGCGCGCGCTGGGCGCGCTGATGAAGCCCGGCATCGACGCCGCCGATCTCTACTTCTCCGACGGTCAGTCCGAATCCTGGCTCTTCGAGGACGGCATCGTCCGGCGCGGTAGCCACAGCAGTGAGCGCGGCGTCGGCGTGCGTGCCATCTCAGGCGACAAGGCCGGGCTGGCCTACAGCGACGAGATCACCGCCCCCATGCTGATGGACGCCGCCGGTCAGGCGCGCGCCATCGCCAATCAGGGTCAGCAGGGGCGGGTGGCCGTGCCCGAGCCGCGCCGGCACCAGCCGCTGTACAGCGTGGACAGTCCGCTGGACAGTCTGTCCACCGACGACAAGCTGGAGCTGTTGCGCCGGGCTGACGCCGCCGCGCGCGTAGCCGACCCGCGCGTTCAGCAGGTGCAGGTCTCGCTGACGGGTACGCTGAAGACCGTGCTGATCGCGCGCAGCGACGGCCTGCTGACATCCGATATCCGACCCATGGTGCGGCTCAATGTCAGCGTCACGGTGGAGGAGAAGGGCCGCCGCGAGCAGGCCTCGGCCGGCGGTGGCGGGCGCAGCGGCTACGCCTTCTTCCTCGACGGCGACAAGCCCGAGGCCTACGCCCGCGAAGCGGTGCGCATCGCCTGCGTGCTTTTGCGCGCGGAGGCTGCACCCGCCGGCAGCATGCCGGTGGTGCTGGGTGCCGGCTGGCCCGGCATCCTGCTGCACGAGGCCGTGGGTCACGGGCTGGAGGGCGATTTCAACCGCAAGGGCAGCTCGGTCTACAGCGGAAAGATCGGCGAGAAGGTGGCCTCGGAACTCTGCACGGTGGTCGACGAGGGCTGCATCCCGCACCGTCGCGGCTCCCTGACTGTCGACGACGAGGGCGAGCCCACTCGGCGCAATGTTCTGATCGAGAACGGCATTCTGCGCGGCTACATGCAGGACAGCATCAATGCGCGCCTGATGGGCATGCCCGCCACCGGCAATGGCCGTCGCGAGTCCTACGCGCATCTGCCCATGCCGCGCATGACCAATACTTATCTCATGCCCGGCCCGCACGATCCCGGCGAGATCATCGCCTCGGTCGACAAGGGCCTCTACGCGGTCAACTTCAACGGCGGCCAGGTCGATATCACTTCCGGTAACTTCGTCTTCTCGACTTCCGAGGCCTATCTCATCGAGGGCGGCAGGGTGACGACCCCGGTCAAGGGCGCCACACTCATCGGCAACGGGCCGGAGGCGCTGTCGCAGGTCGACATGCTGGGCAACGACCTCATGCTCGACCCCGGCATCGGCGTCTGCGGAAAGGAAGGCCAGGGCGTTCCGGTGGGCGTGGGCCAGCCGACGCTGCGCATCGGCGGACTCACCGTCGGCGGCACCGCAACGGATTAG
- a CDS encoding carbon-nitrogen hydrolase family protein — MSRVRAAVLQMCSANDVDANLATLRAAAADAAGEGVRLLALPENFAYMGARAVDKLAIAERPGSGPIQGACAELARRHGMWLIAGTIALADPEEPHRIIAACIVYDDQGRPRARYDKAHLFDVEGADGRSYRESATIAPGPARAVLSDGPGGRGGLSVCYDLRFPELYRRQVEEGALWLAVPSAFTQATGRDHWAPLLAARAIENQCFVLAPNQCGTHADGRATWGHSRIVGPWGELLAECNNAPGLAVAELDLAAQAALRRRFPALTHRRFV, encoded by the coding sequence ATGAGCCGAGTGCGCGCCGCCGTGCTGCAGATGTGCAGCGCCAATGATGTCGACGCCAATCTGGCGACGCTGCGCGCGGCGGCCGCCGACGCCGCCGGCGAAGGCGTGCGCCTGCTGGCGCTGCCCGAGAACTTCGCCTACATGGGCGCGCGCGCCGTCGACAAGCTCGCCATCGCCGAGAGGCCGGGCTCGGGCCCGATCCAAGGGGCCTGCGCCGAGTTGGCGCGGCGCCACGGCATGTGGCTGATTGCCGGCACCATCGCGCTGGCCGACCCGGAGGAGCCGCATCGCATCATCGCCGCCTGTATCGTCTACGACGATCAAGGGCGGCCGCGCGCCCGTTACGACAAGGCGCATCTCTTCGATGTCGAGGGCGCCGATGGCCGCAGTTACCGGGAGTCCGCGACCATCGCGCCGGGGCCGGCGCGCGCAGTGCTCAGCGACGGGCCTGGGGGCCGCGGTGGGCTGTCGGTTTGCTACGACCTGCGCTTTCCCGAGCTCTATCGCCGGCAGGTCGAAGAAGGCGCGCTCTGGCTGGCCGTGCCGTCGGCCTTTACCCAGGCCACCGGCCGCGATCACTGGGCGCCGCTGCTGGCCGCGCGCGCCATCGAGAACCAGTGCTTCGTGCTGGCCCCCAACCAGTGCGGCACCCATGCCGACGGGCGGGCGACGTGGGGGCACAGCCGCATCGTCGGGCCCTGGGGCGAACTGCTGGCCGAATGCAACAACGCGCCCGGCCTGGCAGTGGCGGAGCTGGATCTCGCCGCGCAGGCGGCGCTGCGGCGTCGCTTCCCGGCGCTGACGCATCGGCGTTTTGTCTGA
- the msrB gene encoding peptide-methionine (R)-S-oxide reductase MsrB, which translates to MERRHLIAALAATLPLGVISMRVGAFSKDEKQYWREVLEPDAYAILIEEGTERAGSSPLDNEKREGTFLCAACFLPLFASHHKYDSGTGWPSFYDTLPEAVETKRDFKMILPRTEYHCARCGGHQGHVFDDGPKPTGKRYCNNGLALRFVPGGEALPEARLPAAG; encoded by the coding sequence ATGGAAAGACGCCATCTAATCGCGGCCCTCGCCGCGACCCTGCCTTTGGGAGTGATCAGCATGCGAGTCGGTGCCTTCAGCAAGGATGAAAAGCAATACTGGCGCGAGGTTCTCGAGCCCGATGCCTACGCCATCCTCATCGAGGAGGGCACCGAGCGAGCGGGCAGCTCGCCGCTCGATAATGAAAAGCGCGAGGGCACCTTCCTTTGCGCGGCTTGCTTTCTTCCGCTTTTCGCCAGTCACCACAAGTACGACAGTGGCACGGGCTGGCCGAGCTTTTACGACACGCTACCGGAAGCCGTAGAAACCAAGCGCGACTTCAAGATGATCCTGCCGCGCACCGAGTATCACTGCGCGCGCTGTGGCGGGCATCAGGGTCATGTCTTCGACGACGGGCCGAAGCCGACGGGCAAGCGCTACTGCAACAATGGTCTGGCGCTGCGCTTCGTGCCGGGGGGCGAGGCGCTACCCGAGGCACGCCTACCGGCAGCCGGATGA
- the rsmD gene encoding 16S rRNA (guanine(966)-N(2))-methyltransferase RsmD, which produces MAQRPRGELRIIGGHWRSRRIRFAHEAVRPTPDRVRQKTFDWLAPRIRGARVLDVCAGSGAMGLEALSRGAAEVCFVERDRRAAAAIEAALALLAPAASARVAQADAALFLTRPPAEAGYDIAFVDPPYNADIWATLLPRLGAWMAPEHRIYIEWPRSARPDFGVALDWHRESTASQVSFGLASLASGEPPSTGDLA; this is translated from the coding sequence ATGGCACAGCGCCCGCGCGGTGAGCTGCGCATCATCGGCGGTCACTGGCGTTCGCGCCGTATCCGCTTTGCGCATGAAGCCGTGCGCCCGACGCCGGATCGCGTTCGGCAGAAGACCTTCGACTGGTTGGCGCCGCGCATCCGCGGTGCGCGCGTGCTCGACGTCTGTGCCGGCAGCGGCGCCATGGGTCTGGAGGCGCTGTCGCGCGGCGCCGCCGAGGTCTGCTTCGTCGAGCGCGACCGGCGCGCCGCAGCGGCCATCGAGGCCGCGCTGGCGCTGCTGGCTCCTGCCGCCTCGGCACGGGTGGCGCAGGCCGACGCCGCACTCTTCCTGACGCGACCGCCGGCGGAGGCCGGCTACGATATCGCCTTCGTCGATCCGCCCTACAACGCCGACATCTGGGCGACGCTGCTGCCACGGCTGGGGGCCTGGATGGCGCCGGAACACCGCATCTATATCGAATGGCCGCGCTCCGCCAGGCCGGACTTCGGCGTCGCGTTGGACTGGCACCGGGAATCGACGGCGTCTCAGGTAAGCTTCGGCCTCGCGAGCCTTGCCTCCGGCGAGCCCCCATCGACAGGAGATTTGGCATGA
- a CDS encoding YhdP family phospholipid transporter has product MRRTPARRQRGRMRVTAAWALLIGVTVSVALQAAANAWLLAQRPMIEARLADATGAPARIGEARIVWQGFRPLLALRDVQLMMGDTGDAKLRVARARLGVAPGGLLEGALRLNRLQLAGSELRLQEDESGWRFGSGGDGDGFDPLALQRLAARFEAITVRDFGITALPLHSALPVSAHLQEARLLPERGGWRLRATLHDAERSGRLTANGVVSGEPADPASWRHSWQLAFDGSHDLATSLGRLYPDAPSGRIEGGRLRAELRSQGRGNDGSWILSLDARARHVVGAGGDDRLEDLHGVLNAHLADDQLDVALQRLTLAGESQSEGLQLSYRPEAGGGSLHARRLELAVVSPVLRAAGGAQWPRLEGALTQLRLSWGGNDPVLETIEARLENVALHGETYGVAGLSGRVNGDGATGRLQLEEQPLTVELNAHLFAPLRMDRAAGALVWQIEEDGSRTLRFDDVALAIDSLRAEGGGALRFLPEGAPTLELDMALRADDVEHAKPFMPRKWKPELRDYLARAIEQARVPEGRLHFAARLAPELWKAPDTQLSIDLVVEDAAMRFHPDWPRAEAVSGSVAIDTDGMAVTAKRATMAGLQLRDVRVGITDFREAVLRAEASHSAALDDWYAMLRDSPLAGRLRGLTERTRGRGEAALDFALTLPLKNRPATTAEGSVTLAGAELDVEAIDATFRDIRGRIHFVNEAVAAEVLEARLHGRDVSARLDTHDGVPHLMAESRINMDDPQSLVRLLPSWLRPRLSGDVPLSMDLALAPTDGFNELALTLDSRGLAADLPAPLDLRPDSVRDPIRVDAQLAEGRVARMALRLPGRLALRLDGRHTQLHLGPGRMPEGDGDGDGLHVSGHADALPLPEWMALGHDIEAAAADGGDPAMAGPEQVTGLKGLDLTTDALRIGAFAVPDIALRLMDDGEGQKLWVDGASRGELRISGDARKHFEGRFERLRLRRSRAETANAASDAAEGERDAMTRATLDPAQLPSADLLVADLLLDDLRLGQLDMRLEATEGGLRLSRLRVADGVLDLEGSGVWQRPDAAPDAATRMQLEAELRTARIDPLLSALGYARTLSARNFRASASLRWSEMERLAQLAGAEGRLSVEATEGTLAAVEPGAGRMLGLFNFFALPRRLGLDFRDVTEGGLAFDRLGGSFRLGGGDARTEDLSLEGPSLRVDVRGRVGLAARDYDQRISIYPDLSGGMTLGGAVLGGPIGVGIALLARELFETPIEAATRIEYRLVGDWSDPRIIPENIATTDRETRR; this is encoded by the coding sequence ATGCGGCGCACTCCGGCCAGGCGCCAGCGCGGCCGCATGCGGGTGACGGCGGCATGGGCGCTGCTCATCGGCGTGACGGTATCCGTGGCCTTGCAGGCCGCGGCCAACGCCTGGCTGCTTGCCCAGCGTCCCATGATCGAGGCGCGGCTCGCAGACGCGACCGGCGCCCCGGCGCGTATCGGTGAGGCACGCATCGTCTGGCAGGGTTTCCGGCCGCTACTGGCACTACGCGATGTGCAGCTGATGATGGGCGACACCGGCGACGCCAAGCTGCGTGTGGCGCGCGCCCGGCTGGGGGTGGCACCGGGCGGTCTGCTGGAGGGCGCCCTGCGGCTGAACCGGCTGCAGCTGGCCGGTTCCGAGCTACGTCTGCAGGAAGACGAGAGTGGCTGGCGCTTCGGCAGTGGCGGTGACGGCGACGGCTTCGACCCGTTGGCGCTGCAGCGCCTGGCCGCACGCTTCGAGGCGATCACCGTGCGCGACTTCGGGATCACCGCGCTGCCCCTGCACAGCGCCTTGCCAGTCAGTGCGCATCTGCAGGAGGCGCGGCTACTCCCGGAGCGCGGCGGCTGGCGCCTGCGTGCAACCCTGCACGACGCCGAACGCAGCGGCCGCCTGACGGCCAATGGCGTCGTCTCCGGTGAGCCGGCCGATCCGGCGAGCTGGCGACACAGCTGGCAGCTGGCCTTCGACGGCTCGCACGATCTCGCCACCAGCCTCGGCCGTCTATACCCCGATGCCCCCTCGGGGCGCATAGAGGGTGGCCGCTTGCGTGCCGAGTTGCGCAGCCAGGGTCGTGGCAATGACGGCAGTTGGATCCTGAGCCTGGATGCCCGCGCCAGGCATGTCGTCGGCGCCGGCGGGGATGATCGGCTTGAGGATCTGCACGGTGTGCTCAACGCACATCTGGCCGACGATCAACTCGACGTCGCTCTCCAGCGTCTGACTCTCGCCGGCGAGTCGCAAAGCGAGGGGCTGCAGCTGAGCTATCGGCCCGAGGCCGGCGGAGGCAGTCTGCACGCGCGACGCTTGGAGCTGGCTGTAGTCTCGCCCGTGCTGCGCGCCGCCGGCGGCGCGCAGTGGCCTCGACTGGAGGGGGCGCTGACGCAGCTTCGGCTGAGCTGGGGAGGGAACGATCCCGTGCTGGAAACCATTGAGGCGCGTCTGGAGAATGTCGCCTTGCATGGGGAGACGTATGGCGTTGCGGGGTTGTCTGGACGCGTCAACGGTGACGGCGCCACAGGACGCCTGCAGCTCGAAGAGCAGCCGCTCACGGTGGAGCTGAACGCCCATCTCTTTGCGCCGCTGCGCATGGACCGCGCTGCCGGTGCGCTGGTCTGGCAGATTGAGGAGGACGGCAGCCGGACGCTGCGCTTCGATGACGTCGCGCTGGCCATCGACAGCCTGCGTGCCGAGGGCGGGGGGGCGCTGCGTTTCCTGCCCGAGGGCGCGCCCACGCTGGAGTTGGACATGGCGCTGAGGGCCGACGACGTCGAGCACGCCAAGCCCTTCATGCCGCGCAAGTGGAAGCCGGAGCTGCGCGATTATCTGGCACGCGCCATCGAGCAAGCGCGTGTGCCGGAAGGCCGACTCCACTTCGCTGCGCGGCTGGCGCCGGAGCTGTGGAAGGCGCCGGATACCCAGCTCTCCATCGACCTCGTTGTCGAGGACGCCGCCATGCGCTTTCATCCCGACTGGCCGCGTGCCGAAGCTGTCTCCGGTAGCGTAGCCATCGACACCGACGGCATGGCCGTCACGGCCAAGCGCGCCACGATGGCGGGGCTGCAGCTGCGCGATGTGCGGGTCGGTATTACCGACTTTCGCGAGGCTGTGCTGCGCGCCGAGGCGAGCCACAGCGCGGCGCTGGATGATTGGTACGCGATGCTGCGCGACAGTCCGCTGGCTGGCCGCCTCAGAGGCCTGACCGAGCGCACGCGAGGGCGCGGCGAGGCGGCGCTTGATTTCGCCTTGACCCTGCCGCTCAAGAACCGGCCCGCCACCACGGCCGAAGGCAGTGTGACCCTCGCCGGTGCCGAGCTGGATGTCGAAGCCATCGACGCGACCTTCCGCGACATCCGGGGCCGCATCCACTTCGTCAACGAGGCGGTGGCCGCCGAGGTGCTGGAGGCTCGGCTGCACGGACGCGATGTCAGCGCGCGGCTGGATACGCACGATGGCGTGCCACACCTGATGGCTGAAAGCCGAATCAACATGGACGATCCGCAAAGCCTGGTGCGGCTGCTGCCGAGTTGGTTGCGTCCGCGACTGAGCGGTGATGTACCGCTGTCGATGGATCTGGCGTTGGCCCCCACCGACGGCTTCAACGAGCTGGCGCTGACCCTCGATAGCCGCGGGCTGGCGGCGGATCTGCCGGCGCCACTGGATCTGCGGCCGGATTCGGTGCGCGACCCGATCCGGGTTGACGCACAACTCGCCGAAGGGCGCGTTGCGCGCATGGCGCTGCGCCTTCCGGGACGCCTGGCGCTGCGTCTCGATGGCCGCCACACGCAGCTGCATCTCGGCCCCGGCCGCATGCCGGAAGGCGATGGCGATGGTGACGGCCTGCATGTGAGCGGGCACGCCGACGCGCTGCCGTTGCCGGAGTGGATGGCGCTGGGCCACGATATCGAGGCTGCGGCGGCCGACGGAGGAGACCCGGCAATGGCCGGTCCCGAGCAGGTCACGGGACTGAAGGGACTGGATCTGACCACCGACGCGCTGCGCATTGGCGCCTTCGCGGTCCCCGACATCGCGCTGCGGCTGATGGATGACGGTGAGGGCCAGAAGCTGTGGGTCGACGGCGCTTCGCGCGGCGAGCTGCGCATCAGTGGCGACGCCCGCAAGCATTTCGAGGGGCGCTTCGAGCGCTTGCGGCTGCGTCGTTCCCGCGCGGAGACCGCCAACGCTGCGTCTGATGCCGCGGAGGGTGAGAGGGATGCGATGACGCGCGCAACGCTCGACCCCGCGCAGCTGCCGTCGGCGGATCTGCTGGTTGCCGATCTGCTGCTCGACGATCTGCGCCTCGGTCAGCTTGATATGCGGCTGGAGGCGACCGAAGGCGGGCTGCGCCTGTCGCGGCTGCGGGTGGCTGACGGTGTGCTTGATCTGGAAGGCAGCGGTGTCTGGCAGCGGCCCGATGCGGCGCCTGACGCTGCCACGCGCATGCAGCTGGAGGCCGAGCTGCGTACCGCGCGCATCGATCCGCTGCTCAGTGCGCTGGGCTATGCCCGTACGCTCTCGGCCAGGAATTTTCGCGCCAGCGCCAGCCTGCGCTGGTCGGAAATGGAGCGCCTGGCGCAGCTCGCGGGCGCTGAAGGCAGGCTGTCGGTGGAGGCCACCGAGGGCACCTTGGCGGCAGTCGAGCCCGGTGCCGGACGCATGCTGGGGCTTTTCAATTTCTTTGCACTGCCGCGTCGCCTGGGACTGGATTTCCGCGACGTCACCGAGGGCGGACTGGCCTTCGATCGCCTGGGAGGCAGCTTCCGTCTCGGCGGCGGCGACGCACGCACCGAGGATCTGAGCCTGGAAGGGCCCTCGCTGCGCGTGGACGTGCGCGGCCGCGTCGGGTTGGCCGCGCGCGACTACGATCAGCGCATCAGTATCTACCCCGACCTGTCCGGCGGCATGACGCTTGGCGGTGCGGTTCTCGGCGGGCCCATCGGCGTCGGCATTGCGCTGCTGGCGCGCGAGCTCTTCGAGACGCCCATCGAAGCGGCCACGCGCATCGAGTACCGGCTGGTGGGGGACTGGAGCGACCCGCGCATCATTCCCGAGAATATCGCCACCACTGACAGGGAAACGCGACGATGA